A window of Corallococcus silvisoli contains these coding sequences:
- a CDS encoding 2,3-bisphosphoglycerate-dependent phosphoglycerate mutase, with the protein MPILALVRHGQSLWNHENRFTGFVDVPLTEQGRGEARKAADALKGLKFDVAYTSALSRAQETLSILLDTLGQRPPVIRDAALNERHYGDLQGLNKADAAKEFGEKQVHVWRRSFDVPPPNGESLEMTAKRVLPFYDRAIAGDLRQGKNVLVVAHGNSNRSLVMRLDKLSGETVVGLELATGVPLVYEIGADGQVVSKRGATP; encoded by the coding sequence ATGCCCATCCTCGCCCTCGTCCGTCATGGTCAGTCCCTCTGGAACCACGAGAATCGCTTCACCGGCTTCGTGGACGTGCCCCTCACCGAGCAGGGCCGCGGCGAAGCCCGCAAGGCGGCCGACGCCCTGAAGGGCCTGAAGTTCGACGTCGCCTACACCTCCGCGCTCAGCCGCGCGCAGGAGACGCTGTCCATCCTGCTGGACACGCTGGGCCAGCGCCCGCCGGTCATCCGCGACGCGGCCCTCAACGAGCGCCACTACGGCGACCTCCAGGGCCTCAACAAGGCGGACGCGGCCAAGGAGTTCGGCGAGAAGCAGGTCCACGTCTGGCGCCGCTCCTTCGACGTGCCGCCCCCCAACGGCGAGTCCCTGGAGATGACCGCGAAGCGCGTGCTGCCCTTCTACGACCGCGCCATCGCGGGCGACCTGCGCCAGGGCAAGAACGTGCTCGTCGTGGCGCATGGCAACTCCAACCGCTCGCTGGTGATGCGCCTGGACAAGCTGTCCGGTGAGACGGTGGTGGGGCTGGAGCTGGCCACGGGCGTGCCCCTCGTCTACGAGATTGGCGCCGACGGGCAGGTCGTCTCCAAGCGCGGCGCGACGCCCTGA